In Lutra lutra chromosome 6, mLutLut1.2, whole genome shotgun sequence, the following are encoded in one genomic region:
- the PHF1 gene encoding PHD finger protein 1 isoform X6, with the protein MAQPPRLSRSGAPPLWDPASPAPTSGPRPRLWEGQDVLARWTDGLLYLGTIKKVDSAREVCLVQFEDDSQFLVLWKDISPAALPGEELLCCVCRSETVGPGNRLVSCEKCRHAYHQDCHVPRAPAPGEGEGTSWVCRQCVFAIATKRGGALKKGPYARAMLGMKLSLPYGLKGLDWDAGHLSNRQQSYCYCGGPGEWNLKMLQCRSCLQWFHEACTQCLSKPLLYGDRFYEFECCVCRGGPEKVRRLQLRWVDVAHLVLYHLSVCCKKKYFDFDREILPFTSENWDSLLLGELSDTPKGERSSKLLSALNSHKDRFISGREIKKRKCLFGLHARIPPPVEPVTEDGAPTRPQCLHHPPALTRVTRAAAATTSGPQMPAACPVPSGCSLPSTPLPAPQGPLGMVNPQTGHPWNFTLVSPQTSLKVPPTR; encoded by the exons ATGGCACAGCCCCCCCGGCTGAGCCGCTCTGGTGCCCCCCCACTTTGGGACCCagcctcccctgctcccacctcaGGCCCCAGGCCTCGTCTTTGGGAGGGTCAAGATGTGCTGGCCAGGTGGACGGATGGGCTGCTATACTTGGGGACCATCAAGAAG GTGGACAGTGCTCGGGAGGTGTGTCTGGTCCAGTTTGAGGACGATTCCCAGTTTCTGGTTCTATGGAAAGACATTAGCCCCG CTGCCCTCCCCGGGGAGGAACTTCTCTGCTGTGTCTGTCGCTCTGAGACTGTGGGCCCTGGGAACCGGCTGGTCAGCTGTGAGAAGTGTCGCCACG CTTATCACCAGGACTGCCACGTTCCAAGGGCCCCTGCCCCTGGAGAAGGAGAGGGCACATCCTGGGTCTGCCGCCAGTGTGTCTTCGCCATTGCCACCAAG AGGGGGGGTGCACTGAAGAAGGGCCCCTATGCACGggccatgctgggcatgaagctgTCACTGCCGTACGGACTAAAGGGGCTAGACTGGGACGCTGGACATCTGAGCAACCGGCAGCAGAGCTACTGTTACTGTGGTGGCCCCGGGGA GTGGAACCTGAAGATGCTGCAGTGCCGGAGCTGCCTGCAGTGGTTCCACGAGGCCTGCACCCAGTGTCTGAGCAAGCCCCTCCTCTATGGAGACAG GTTCTATGAGTTCGAATGCTGTGTGTGTCGGGGGGGCCCTGAGAAGGTCAGGCGGCTACAGCTTCGCTG GGTGGATGTGGCCCATCTTGTCCTCTATCACCTCAGCGTTTGCTGtaagaaaaaatactttgattttGACCGTGAGATCCTCCCCTTCACTTCTGAGAATTGGGACAGTTTGCTCCTCGGGGAG ctctcagACACTCCCAAGGGAGAACGTTCTTCCAAACTCCTCTCTGCTCTCAACAGCCACAAGGACCG TTTCATTTCAGGGAGGGAGATTAAGAAGAGGAAATGCTTGTTTGGTCTCCATGCTCGGATCCCTCCCCCTGTGGAGCCTGTTACTGAAGATGGAGCCCCCACCAG GCCTCAGTGtctccaccaccccccagccctaACCAGAGTTACCAGGGCAGCAGCGGCTACAACTTCCGGCCCACAGATGCCCGCTGCCTGCCCAG tCCCATCCGGATGTTCGCTTCCTTCCACCCCTCTGCCAGCACCGCAGGGACCTCTGGGGATGGTGAACCCCCAGACAG GTCACCCCTGGAACTTCACATTGGTTTCCCCACAGACATCCCTAAAAGTGCCCCCAACTCGATGA
- the PHF1 gene encoding PHD finger protein 1 isoform X7: MAQPPRLSRSGAPPLWDPASPAPTSGPRPRLWEGQDVLARWTDGLLYLGTIKKVDSAREVCLVQFEDDSQFLVLWKDISPAALPGEELLCCVCRSETVGPGNRLVSCEKCRHAYHQDCHVPRAPAPGEGEGTSWVCRQCVFAIATKRGGALKKGPYARAMLGMKLSLPYGLKGLDWDAGHLSNRQQSYCYCGGPGEWNLKMLQCRSCLQWFHEACTQCLSKPLLYGDRFYEFECCVCRGGPEKVRRLQLRWVDVAHLVLYHLSVCCKKKYFDFDREILPFTSENWDSLLLGELSDTPKGERSSKLLSALNSHKDRFISGREIKKRKCLFGLHARIPPPVEPVTEDGAPTRPQCLHHPPALTRVTRAAAATTSGPQMPAACPGHPWNFTLVSPQTSLKVPPTR, from the exons ATGGCACAGCCCCCCCGGCTGAGCCGCTCTGGTGCCCCCCCACTTTGGGACCCagcctcccctgctcccacctcaGGCCCCAGGCCTCGTCTTTGGGAGGGTCAAGATGTGCTGGCCAGGTGGACGGATGGGCTGCTATACTTGGGGACCATCAAGAAG GTGGACAGTGCTCGGGAGGTGTGTCTGGTCCAGTTTGAGGACGATTCCCAGTTTCTGGTTCTATGGAAAGACATTAGCCCCG CTGCCCTCCCCGGGGAGGAACTTCTCTGCTGTGTCTGTCGCTCTGAGACTGTGGGCCCTGGGAACCGGCTGGTCAGCTGTGAGAAGTGTCGCCACG CTTATCACCAGGACTGCCACGTTCCAAGGGCCCCTGCCCCTGGAGAAGGAGAGGGCACATCCTGGGTCTGCCGCCAGTGTGTCTTCGCCATTGCCACCAAG AGGGGGGGTGCACTGAAGAAGGGCCCCTATGCACGggccatgctgggcatgaagctgTCACTGCCGTACGGACTAAAGGGGCTAGACTGGGACGCTGGACATCTGAGCAACCGGCAGCAGAGCTACTGTTACTGTGGTGGCCCCGGGGA GTGGAACCTGAAGATGCTGCAGTGCCGGAGCTGCCTGCAGTGGTTCCACGAGGCCTGCACCCAGTGTCTGAGCAAGCCCCTCCTCTATGGAGACAG GTTCTATGAGTTCGAATGCTGTGTGTGTCGGGGGGGCCCTGAGAAGGTCAGGCGGCTACAGCTTCGCTG GGTGGATGTGGCCCATCTTGTCCTCTATCACCTCAGCGTTTGCTGtaagaaaaaatactttgattttGACCGTGAGATCCTCCCCTTCACTTCTGAGAATTGGGACAGTTTGCTCCTCGGGGAG ctctcagACACTCCCAAGGGAGAACGTTCTTCCAAACTCCTCTCTGCTCTCAACAGCCACAAGGACCG TTTCATTTCAGGGAGGGAGATTAAGAAGAGGAAATGCTTGTTTGGTCTCCATGCTCGGATCCCTCCCCCTGTGGAGCCTGTTACTGAAGATGGAGCCCCCACCAG GCCTCAGTGtctccaccaccccccagccctaACCAGAGTTACCAGGGCAGCAGCGGCTACAACTTCCGGCCCACAGATGCCCGCTGCCTGCCCAG GTCACCCCTGGAACTTCACATTGGTTTCCCCACAGACATCCCTAAAAGTGCCCCCAACTCGATGA
- the PHF1 gene encoding PHD finger protein 1 isoform X1, whose amino-acid sequence MAQPPRLSRSGAPPLWDPASPAPTSGPRPRLWEGQDVLARWTDGLLYLGTIKKVDSAREVCLVQFEDDSQFLVLWKDISPAALPGEELLCCVCRSETVGPGNRLVSCEKCRHAYHQDCHVPRAPAPGEGEGTSWVCRQCVFAIATKRGGALKKGPYARAMLGMKLSLPYGLKGLDWDAGHLSNRQQSYCYCGGPGEWNLKMLQCRSCLQWFHEACTQCLSKPLLYGDRFYEFECCVCRGGPEKVRRLQLRWVDVAHLVLYHLSVCCKKKYFDFDREILPFTSENWDSLLLGELSDTPKGERSSKLLSALNSHKDRFISGREIKKRKCLFGLHARIPPPVEPVTEDGAPTSFPSGQGPGGGVSRPLGKRRRPEPEPLRRRQKGKMEELGPPSAVRNQPEPQEQRERARLQRALQASVSPPPPSPNQSYQGSSGYNFRPTDARCLPSSPIRMFASFHPSASTAGTSGDGEPPDRSPLELHIGFPTDIPKSAPNSMTASSSSVPAPSPGLPRRSAPPSPLCRSLSPGTGGGVRGGVGYLSRGDPVRVLARRVRPDGSVQYLVEWGGGGIF is encoded by the exons ATGGCACAGCCCCCCCGGCTGAGCCGCTCTGGTGCCCCCCCACTTTGGGACCCagcctcccctgctcccacctcaGGCCCCAGGCCTCGTCTTTGGGAGGGTCAAGATGTGCTGGCCAGGTGGACGGATGGGCTGCTATACTTGGGGACCATCAAGAAG GTGGACAGTGCTCGGGAGGTGTGTCTGGTCCAGTTTGAGGACGATTCCCAGTTTCTGGTTCTATGGAAAGACATTAGCCCCG CTGCCCTCCCCGGGGAGGAACTTCTCTGCTGTGTCTGTCGCTCTGAGACTGTGGGCCCTGGGAACCGGCTGGTCAGCTGTGAGAAGTGTCGCCACG CTTATCACCAGGACTGCCACGTTCCAAGGGCCCCTGCCCCTGGAGAAGGAGAGGGCACATCCTGGGTCTGCCGCCAGTGTGTCTTCGCCATTGCCACCAAG AGGGGGGGTGCACTGAAGAAGGGCCCCTATGCACGggccatgctgggcatgaagctgTCACTGCCGTACGGACTAAAGGGGCTAGACTGGGACGCTGGACATCTGAGCAACCGGCAGCAGAGCTACTGTTACTGTGGTGGCCCCGGGGA GTGGAACCTGAAGATGCTGCAGTGCCGGAGCTGCCTGCAGTGGTTCCACGAGGCCTGCACCCAGTGTCTGAGCAAGCCCCTCCTCTATGGAGACAG GTTCTATGAGTTCGAATGCTGTGTGTGTCGGGGGGGCCCTGAGAAGGTCAGGCGGCTACAGCTTCGCTG GGTGGATGTGGCCCATCTTGTCCTCTATCACCTCAGCGTTTGCTGtaagaaaaaatactttgattttGACCGTGAGATCCTCCCCTTCACTTCTGAGAATTGGGACAGTTTGCTCCTCGGGGAG ctctcagACACTCCCAAGGGAGAACGTTCTTCCAAACTCCTCTCTGCTCTCAACAGCCACAAGGACCG TTTCATTTCAGGGAGGGAGATTAAGAAGAGGAAATGCTTGTTTGGTCTCCATGCTCGGATCCCTCCCCCTGTGGAGCCTGTTACTGAAGATGGAGCCCCCACCAG CTTCCCTTcagggcagggccctgggggaggggtctcACGTCCCCTGGGGAAGCGCCGGAGGCCGGAGCCAGAGCCcctgaggaggaggcagaaggggaaaaTGGAGGAGCTGGGGCCACCCTCAGCAGTGCGCAATCAGCCCGAGCCCCAGGAGCAAAGGGAGCGGGCTCGTCTGCAGAGGGCACTGCAG GCCTCAGTGtctccaccaccccccagccctaACCAGAGTTACCAGGGCAGCAGCGGCTACAACTTCCGGCCCACAGATGCCCGCTGCCTGCCCAG cagtCCCATCCGGATGTTCGCTTCCTTCCACCCCTCTGCCAGCACCGCAGGGACCTCTGGGGATGGTGAACCCCCAGACAG GTCACCCCTGGAACTTCACATTGGTTTCCCCACAGACATCCCTAAAAGTGCCCCCAACTCGATGACTGCCTCATCGTCCTCggtcccagccccctccccaggtctTCCTAGACGCTCAGCACCCCCTTCTCCCCTGTGCCGTAGTTTGTCTCCTGGGACTGGGGGAGGAGTTCGAGGTGGGGTTGGCTACCTGTCCCGAGGGGACCCTGTCCGGGTCCTTGCTCGGAGAGTACGACCTGATGGTTCTGTGCAGTACCTGGttgagtggggaggtgggggcatcTTCTAA
- the PHF1 gene encoding PHD finger protein 1 isoform X5: MAQPPRLSRSGAPPLWDPASPAPTSGPRPRLWEGQDVLARWTDGLLYLGTIKKVDSAREVCLVQFEDDSQFLVLWKDISPAALPGEELLCCVCRSETVGPGNRLVSCEKCRHAYHQDCHVPRAPAPGEGEGTSWVCRQCVFAIATKRGGALKKGPYARAMLGMKLSLPYGLKGLDWDAGHLSNRQQSYCYCGGPGEWNLKMLQCRSCLQWFHEACTQCLSKPLLYGDRFYEFECCVCRGGPEKVRRLQLRWVDVAHLVLYHLSVCCKKKYFDFDREILPFTSENWDSLLLGELSDTPKGERSSKLLSALNSHKDRFISGREIKKRKCLFGLHARIPPPVEPVTEDGAPTRPQCLHHPPALTRVTRAAAATTSGPQMPAACPAVPSGCSLPSTPLPAPQGPLGMVNPQTGHPWNFTLVSPQTSLKVPPTR; the protein is encoded by the exons ATGGCACAGCCCCCCCGGCTGAGCCGCTCTGGTGCCCCCCCACTTTGGGACCCagcctcccctgctcccacctcaGGCCCCAGGCCTCGTCTTTGGGAGGGTCAAGATGTGCTGGCCAGGTGGACGGATGGGCTGCTATACTTGGGGACCATCAAGAAG GTGGACAGTGCTCGGGAGGTGTGTCTGGTCCAGTTTGAGGACGATTCCCAGTTTCTGGTTCTATGGAAAGACATTAGCCCCG CTGCCCTCCCCGGGGAGGAACTTCTCTGCTGTGTCTGTCGCTCTGAGACTGTGGGCCCTGGGAACCGGCTGGTCAGCTGTGAGAAGTGTCGCCACG CTTATCACCAGGACTGCCACGTTCCAAGGGCCCCTGCCCCTGGAGAAGGAGAGGGCACATCCTGGGTCTGCCGCCAGTGTGTCTTCGCCATTGCCACCAAG AGGGGGGGTGCACTGAAGAAGGGCCCCTATGCACGggccatgctgggcatgaagctgTCACTGCCGTACGGACTAAAGGGGCTAGACTGGGACGCTGGACATCTGAGCAACCGGCAGCAGAGCTACTGTTACTGTGGTGGCCCCGGGGA GTGGAACCTGAAGATGCTGCAGTGCCGGAGCTGCCTGCAGTGGTTCCACGAGGCCTGCACCCAGTGTCTGAGCAAGCCCCTCCTCTATGGAGACAG GTTCTATGAGTTCGAATGCTGTGTGTGTCGGGGGGGCCCTGAGAAGGTCAGGCGGCTACAGCTTCGCTG GGTGGATGTGGCCCATCTTGTCCTCTATCACCTCAGCGTTTGCTGtaagaaaaaatactttgattttGACCGTGAGATCCTCCCCTTCACTTCTGAGAATTGGGACAGTTTGCTCCTCGGGGAG ctctcagACACTCCCAAGGGAGAACGTTCTTCCAAACTCCTCTCTGCTCTCAACAGCCACAAGGACCG TTTCATTTCAGGGAGGGAGATTAAGAAGAGGAAATGCTTGTTTGGTCTCCATGCTCGGATCCCTCCCCCTGTGGAGCCTGTTACTGAAGATGGAGCCCCCACCAG GCCTCAGTGtctccaccaccccccagccctaACCAGAGTTACCAGGGCAGCAGCGGCTACAACTTCCGGCCCACAGATGCCCGCTGCCTGCCCAG cagtCCCATCCGGATGTTCGCTTCCTTCCACCCCTCTGCCAGCACCGCAGGGACCTCTGGGGATGGTGAACCCCCAGACAG GTCACCCCTGGAACTTCACATTGGTTTCCCCACAGACATCCCTAAAAGTGCCCCCAACTCGATGA
- the PHF1 gene encoding PHD finger protein 1 isoform X3, protein MAQPPRLSRSGAPPLWDPASPAPTSGPRPRLWEGQDVLARWTDGLLYLGTIKKVDSAREVCLVQFEDDSQFLVLWKDISPAALPGEELLCCVCRSETVGPGNRLVSCEKCRHAYHQDCHVPRAPAPGEGEGTSWVCRQCVFAIATKRGGALKKGPYARAMLGMKLSLPYGLKGLDWDAGHLSNRQQSYCYCGGPGEWNLKMLQCRSCLQWFHEACTQCLSKPLLYGDRFYEFECCVCRGGPEKVRRLQLRWVDVAHLVLYHLSVCCKKKYFDFDREILPFTSENWDSLLLGELSDTPKGERSSKLLSALNSHKDRFISGREIKKRKCLFGLHARIPPPVEPVTEDGAPTSFPSGQGPGGGVSRPLGKRRRPEPEPLRRRQKGKMEELGPPSAVRNQPEPQEQRERARLQRALQASVSPPPPSPNQSYQGSSGYNFRPTDARCLPRSPLELHIGFPTDIPKSAPNSMTASSSSVPAPSPGLPRRSAPPSPLCRSLSPGTGGGVRGGVGYLSRGDPVRVLARRVRPDGSVQYLVEWGGGGIF, encoded by the exons ATGGCACAGCCCCCCCGGCTGAGCCGCTCTGGTGCCCCCCCACTTTGGGACCCagcctcccctgctcccacctcaGGCCCCAGGCCTCGTCTTTGGGAGGGTCAAGATGTGCTGGCCAGGTGGACGGATGGGCTGCTATACTTGGGGACCATCAAGAAG GTGGACAGTGCTCGGGAGGTGTGTCTGGTCCAGTTTGAGGACGATTCCCAGTTTCTGGTTCTATGGAAAGACATTAGCCCCG CTGCCCTCCCCGGGGAGGAACTTCTCTGCTGTGTCTGTCGCTCTGAGACTGTGGGCCCTGGGAACCGGCTGGTCAGCTGTGAGAAGTGTCGCCACG CTTATCACCAGGACTGCCACGTTCCAAGGGCCCCTGCCCCTGGAGAAGGAGAGGGCACATCCTGGGTCTGCCGCCAGTGTGTCTTCGCCATTGCCACCAAG AGGGGGGGTGCACTGAAGAAGGGCCCCTATGCACGggccatgctgggcatgaagctgTCACTGCCGTACGGACTAAAGGGGCTAGACTGGGACGCTGGACATCTGAGCAACCGGCAGCAGAGCTACTGTTACTGTGGTGGCCCCGGGGA GTGGAACCTGAAGATGCTGCAGTGCCGGAGCTGCCTGCAGTGGTTCCACGAGGCCTGCACCCAGTGTCTGAGCAAGCCCCTCCTCTATGGAGACAG GTTCTATGAGTTCGAATGCTGTGTGTGTCGGGGGGGCCCTGAGAAGGTCAGGCGGCTACAGCTTCGCTG GGTGGATGTGGCCCATCTTGTCCTCTATCACCTCAGCGTTTGCTGtaagaaaaaatactttgattttGACCGTGAGATCCTCCCCTTCACTTCTGAGAATTGGGACAGTTTGCTCCTCGGGGAG ctctcagACACTCCCAAGGGAGAACGTTCTTCCAAACTCCTCTCTGCTCTCAACAGCCACAAGGACCG TTTCATTTCAGGGAGGGAGATTAAGAAGAGGAAATGCTTGTTTGGTCTCCATGCTCGGATCCCTCCCCCTGTGGAGCCTGTTACTGAAGATGGAGCCCCCACCAG CTTCCCTTcagggcagggccctgggggaggggtctcACGTCCCCTGGGGAAGCGCCGGAGGCCGGAGCCAGAGCCcctgaggaggaggcagaaggggaaaaTGGAGGAGCTGGGGCCACCCTCAGCAGTGCGCAATCAGCCCGAGCCCCAGGAGCAAAGGGAGCGGGCTCGTCTGCAGAGGGCACTGCAG GCCTCAGTGtctccaccaccccccagccctaACCAGAGTTACCAGGGCAGCAGCGGCTACAACTTCCGGCCCACAGATGCCCGCTGCCTGCCCAG GTCACCCCTGGAACTTCACATTGGTTTCCCCACAGACATCCCTAAAAGTGCCCCCAACTCGATGACTGCCTCATCGTCCTCggtcccagccccctccccaggtctTCCTAGACGCTCAGCACCCCCTTCTCCCCTGTGCCGTAGTTTGTCTCCTGGGACTGGGGGAGGAGTTCGAGGTGGGGTTGGCTACCTGTCCCGAGGGGACCCTGTCCGGGTCCTTGCTCGGAGAGTACGACCTGATGGTTCTGTGCAGTACCTGGttgagtggggaggtgggggcatcTTCTAA
- the PHF1 gene encoding PHD finger protein 1 isoform X4 — MAQPPRLSRSGAPPLWDPASPAPTSGPRPRLWEGQDVLARWTDGLLYLGTIKKVDSAREVCLVQFEDDSQFLVLWKDISPAYHQDCHVPRAPAPGEGEGTSWVCRQCVFAIATKRGGALKKGPYARAMLGMKLSLPYGLKGLDWDAGHLSNRQQSYCYCGGPGEWNLKMLQCRSCLQWFHEACTQCLSKPLLYGDRFYEFECCVCRGGPEKVRRLQLRWVDVAHLVLYHLSVCCKKKYFDFDREILPFTSENWDSLLLGELSDTPKGERSSKLLSALNSHKDRFISGREIKKRKCLFGLHARIPPPVEPVTEDGAPTSFPSGQGPGGGVSRPLGKRRRPEPEPLRRRQKGKMEELGPPSAVRNQPEPQEQRERARLQRALQASVSPPPPSPNQSYQGSSGYNFRPTDARCLPSSPIRMFASFHPSASTAGTSGDGEPPDRSPLELHIGFPTDIPKSAPNSMTASSSSVPAPSPGLPRRSAPPSPLCRSLSPGTGGGVRGGVGYLSRGDPVRVLARRVRPDGSVQYLVEWGGGGIF, encoded by the exons ATGGCACAGCCCCCCCGGCTGAGCCGCTCTGGTGCCCCCCCACTTTGGGACCCagcctcccctgctcccacctcaGGCCCCAGGCCTCGTCTTTGGGAGGGTCAAGATGTGCTGGCCAGGTGGACGGATGGGCTGCTATACTTGGGGACCATCAAGAAG GTGGACAGTGCTCGGGAGGTGTGTCTGGTCCAGTTTGAGGACGATTCCCAGTTTCTGGTTCTATGGAAAGACATTAGCCCCG CTTATCACCAGGACTGCCACGTTCCAAGGGCCCCTGCCCCTGGAGAAGGAGAGGGCACATCCTGGGTCTGCCGCCAGTGTGTCTTCGCCATTGCCACCAAG AGGGGGGGTGCACTGAAGAAGGGCCCCTATGCACGggccatgctgggcatgaagctgTCACTGCCGTACGGACTAAAGGGGCTAGACTGGGACGCTGGACATCTGAGCAACCGGCAGCAGAGCTACTGTTACTGTGGTGGCCCCGGGGA GTGGAACCTGAAGATGCTGCAGTGCCGGAGCTGCCTGCAGTGGTTCCACGAGGCCTGCACCCAGTGTCTGAGCAAGCCCCTCCTCTATGGAGACAG GTTCTATGAGTTCGAATGCTGTGTGTGTCGGGGGGGCCCTGAGAAGGTCAGGCGGCTACAGCTTCGCTG GGTGGATGTGGCCCATCTTGTCCTCTATCACCTCAGCGTTTGCTGtaagaaaaaatactttgattttGACCGTGAGATCCTCCCCTTCACTTCTGAGAATTGGGACAGTTTGCTCCTCGGGGAG ctctcagACACTCCCAAGGGAGAACGTTCTTCCAAACTCCTCTCTGCTCTCAACAGCCACAAGGACCG TTTCATTTCAGGGAGGGAGATTAAGAAGAGGAAATGCTTGTTTGGTCTCCATGCTCGGATCCCTCCCCCTGTGGAGCCTGTTACTGAAGATGGAGCCCCCACCAG CTTCCCTTcagggcagggccctgggggaggggtctcACGTCCCCTGGGGAAGCGCCGGAGGCCGGAGCCAGAGCCcctgaggaggaggcagaaggggaaaaTGGAGGAGCTGGGGCCACCCTCAGCAGTGCGCAATCAGCCCGAGCCCCAGGAGCAAAGGGAGCGGGCTCGTCTGCAGAGGGCACTGCAG GCCTCAGTGtctccaccaccccccagccctaACCAGAGTTACCAGGGCAGCAGCGGCTACAACTTCCGGCCCACAGATGCCCGCTGCCTGCCCAG cagtCCCATCCGGATGTTCGCTTCCTTCCACCCCTCTGCCAGCACCGCAGGGACCTCTGGGGATGGTGAACCCCCAGACAG GTCACCCCTGGAACTTCACATTGGTTTCCCCACAGACATCCCTAAAAGTGCCCCCAACTCGATGACTGCCTCATCGTCCTCggtcccagccccctccccaggtctTCCTAGACGCTCAGCACCCCCTTCTCCCCTGTGCCGTAGTTTGTCTCCTGGGACTGGGGGAGGAGTTCGAGGTGGGGTTGGCTACCTGTCCCGAGGGGACCCTGTCCGGGTCCTTGCTCGGAGAGTACGACCTGATGGTTCTGTGCAGTACCTGGttgagtggggaggtgggggcatcTTCTAA
- the PHF1 gene encoding PHD finger protein 1 isoform X2, which produces MAQPPRLSRSGAPPLWDPASPAPTSGPRPRLWEGQDVLARWTDGLLYLGTIKKVDSAREVCLVQFEDDSQFLVLWKDISPAALPGEELLCCVCRSETVGPGNRLVSCEKCRHAYHQDCHVPRAPAPGEGEGTSWVCRQCVFAIATKRGGALKKGPYARAMLGMKLSLPYGLKGLDWDAGHLSNRQQSYCYCGGPGEWNLKMLQCRSCLQWFHEACTQCLSKPLLYGDRFYEFECCVCRGGPEKVRRLQLRWVDVAHLVLYHLSVCCKKKYFDFDREILPFTSENWDSLLLGELSDTPKGERSSKLLSALNSHKDRFISGREIKKRKCLFGLHARIPPPVEPVTEDGAPTSFPSGQGPGGGVSRPLGKRRRPEPEPLRRRQKGKMEELGPPSAVRNQPEPQEQRERARLQRALQASVSPPPPSPNQSYQGSSGYNFRPTDARCLPSPIRMFASFHPSASTAGTSGDGEPPDRSPLELHIGFPTDIPKSAPNSMTASSSSVPAPSPGLPRRSAPPSPLCRSLSPGTGGGVRGGVGYLSRGDPVRVLARRVRPDGSVQYLVEWGGGGIF; this is translated from the exons ATGGCACAGCCCCCCCGGCTGAGCCGCTCTGGTGCCCCCCCACTTTGGGACCCagcctcccctgctcccacctcaGGCCCCAGGCCTCGTCTTTGGGAGGGTCAAGATGTGCTGGCCAGGTGGACGGATGGGCTGCTATACTTGGGGACCATCAAGAAG GTGGACAGTGCTCGGGAGGTGTGTCTGGTCCAGTTTGAGGACGATTCCCAGTTTCTGGTTCTATGGAAAGACATTAGCCCCG CTGCCCTCCCCGGGGAGGAACTTCTCTGCTGTGTCTGTCGCTCTGAGACTGTGGGCCCTGGGAACCGGCTGGTCAGCTGTGAGAAGTGTCGCCACG CTTATCACCAGGACTGCCACGTTCCAAGGGCCCCTGCCCCTGGAGAAGGAGAGGGCACATCCTGGGTCTGCCGCCAGTGTGTCTTCGCCATTGCCACCAAG AGGGGGGGTGCACTGAAGAAGGGCCCCTATGCACGggccatgctgggcatgaagctgTCACTGCCGTACGGACTAAAGGGGCTAGACTGGGACGCTGGACATCTGAGCAACCGGCAGCAGAGCTACTGTTACTGTGGTGGCCCCGGGGA GTGGAACCTGAAGATGCTGCAGTGCCGGAGCTGCCTGCAGTGGTTCCACGAGGCCTGCACCCAGTGTCTGAGCAAGCCCCTCCTCTATGGAGACAG GTTCTATGAGTTCGAATGCTGTGTGTGTCGGGGGGGCCCTGAGAAGGTCAGGCGGCTACAGCTTCGCTG GGTGGATGTGGCCCATCTTGTCCTCTATCACCTCAGCGTTTGCTGtaagaaaaaatactttgattttGACCGTGAGATCCTCCCCTTCACTTCTGAGAATTGGGACAGTTTGCTCCTCGGGGAG ctctcagACACTCCCAAGGGAGAACGTTCTTCCAAACTCCTCTCTGCTCTCAACAGCCACAAGGACCG TTTCATTTCAGGGAGGGAGATTAAGAAGAGGAAATGCTTGTTTGGTCTCCATGCTCGGATCCCTCCCCCTGTGGAGCCTGTTACTGAAGATGGAGCCCCCACCAG CTTCCCTTcagggcagggccctgggggaggggtctcACGTCCCCTGGGGAAGCGCCGGAGGCCGGAGCCAGAGCCcctgaggaggaggcagaaggggaaaaTGGAGGAGCTGGGGCCACCCTCAGCAGTGCGCAATCAGCCCGAGCCCCAGGAGCAAAGGGAGCGGGCTCGTCTGCAGAGGGCACTGCAG GCCTCAGTGtctccaccaccccccagccctaACCAGAGTTACCAGGGCAGCAGCGGCTACAACTTCCGGCCCACAGATGCCCGCTGCCTGCCCAG tCCCATCCGGATGTTCGCTTCCTTCCACCCCTCTGCCAGCACCGCAGGGACCTCTGGGGATGGTGAACCCCCAGACAG GTCACCCCTGGAACTTCACATTGGTTTCCCCACAGACATCCCTAAAAGTGCCCCCAACTCGATGACTGCCTCATCGTCCTCggtcccagccccctccccaggtctTCCTAGACGCTCAGCACCCCCTTCTCCCCTGTGCCGTAGTTTGTCTCCTGGGACTGGGGGAGGAGTTCGAGGTGGGGTTGGCTACCTGTCCCGAGGGGACCCTGTCCGGGTCCTTGCTCGGAGAGTACGACCTGATGGTTCTGTGCAGTACCTGGttgagtggggaggtgggggcatcTTCTAA